From Amycolatopsis sp. YIM 10, the proteins below share one genomic window:
- a CDS encoding histidine phosphatase family protein: MGAIYLIRHGQASFGAEDYDRLSDRGIRQSEVVGAELARRGVEFALARCGSLSRQRATAAGALKVLGGPAEVGEDARWNEYDHVDIAKHHGGGISQDSADPRAFQAALDQALVDWVLAGDESPCAETWPAFLHRVSGALADLAGALGKGQDAAVFTSGGVIAVVCGALTGTPEAGLVKFNRVTVNGGITKLVSGRGGVSLLSFNEHAHFSGEAEALLTYR; this comes from the coding sequence ATGGGCGCGATCTACCTGATCCGGCACGGGCAGGCCTCGTTCGGCGCCGAGGACTACGACCGGCTCTCCGACCGCGGCATCCGGCAGTCCGAAGTGGTCGGTGCCGAACTCGCACGGCGTGGGGTGGAGTTCGCGCTGGCGCGCTGCGGTTCGCTGTCGCGGCAGCGGGCGACCGCGGCCGGCGCGCTGAAGGTGCTGGGCGGTCCGGCCGAGGTCGGTGAGGACGCCCGGTGGAACGAGTACGACCACGTGGACATCGCCAAGCACCACGGCGGCGGCATCTCGCAGGACAGCGCCGACCCGCGTGCCTTCCAGGCCGCGCTGGACCAGGCGCTGGTCGACTGGGTGCTGGCCGGTGACGAGAGCCCGTGCGCGGAGACCTGGCCCGCGTTCCTGCACCGGGTCTCGGGCGCGCTGGCCGATCTGGCGGGCGCGCTGGGCAAGGGGCAGGACGCGGCGGTGTTCACCTCGGGCGGGGTGATCGCGGTGGTCTGCGGGGCGCTGACCGGGACCCCGGAGGCCGGGCTGGTGAAGTTCAACCGGGTGACGGTCAACGGTGGGATTACCAAGCTCGTCTCCGGACGTGGTGGGGTGAGTCTGCTGTCGTTCAACGAGCACGCGCATTTCTCGGGGGAAGCCGAAGCCCTGCTCACCTACCGATGA
- a CDS encoding SMP-30/gluconolactonase/LRE family protein yields the protein MKPFGQVRLLPVNGNGPEDVVVAADGAMYTGLDDGRIIRIAGDGRRIDLVADTGGRPLGLELYGEDLLVCDASRGLLVVSPASGAVKALATSALGKPILVCNNAAVAADGTIYFSDSSDRFPLPAWREDLIEQHAGGRLLRRAPDGEISLVGDGLQFANGVALAPDESFVAVAETGVFAVRRYWLDGSGRQDLLASDLWGYPDNISTGGDGLIWVTQASPRVAALDLVRRLPGPLRLGVRRLPTRLQPSPARTTGVLGLSADGTVVHEFRGEIPDFHMATGVRERDGLLYLGSLEERAIAVTSVS from the coding sequence ATGAAACCGTTCGGCCAGGTCCGCTTGCTCCCGGTGAACGGGAACGGCCCGGAAGACGTGGTGGTGGCCGCCGACGGGGCGATGTACACCGGTCTCGACGACGGCCGGATCATCCGGATCGCCGGGGACGGCCGCCGGATCGACCTGGTCGCCGACACCGGAGGACGCCCGCTCGGCCTGGAGTTGTACGGCGAGGACCTGTTGGTCTGCGACGCCTCGCGCGGACTGCTGGTGGTCTCGCCGGCGTCCGGTGCGGTGAAGGCGCTGGCCACTTCTGCGCTGGGCAAGCCGATCCTGGTGTGCAACAACGCCGCGGTCGCCGCCGACGGCACCATCTACTTCTCGGATTCGTCGGACCGCTTCCCGTTGCCGGCCTGGCGCGAGGACCTGATCGAGCAGCACGCGGGCGGACGCCTGCTCCGTCGTGCGCCCGATGGCGAGATTTCCCTGGTGGGGGATGGGTTGCAGTTCGCGAACGGGGTCGCGCTGGCGCCGGACGAGTCGTTCGTGGCGGTGGCGGAGACGGGCGTGTTCGCCGTCCGGCGGTACTGGCTGGACGGATCGGGGCGCCAGGACCTGCTGGCCTCGGACCTGTGGGGCTACCCGGACAACATCTCGACCGGTGGCGACGGGCTGATCTGGGTGACCCAGGCCAGCCCGCGCGTCGCCGCACTCGACCTGGTGCGACGACTGCCGGGTCCGCTGCGGCTCGGCGTGCGGCGACTGCCGACCCGCCTGCAACCGTCGCCTGCGCGCACGACAGGTGTGCTGGGCCTGTCGGCGGACGGCACCGTGGTGCACGAGTTCCGCGGGGAGATCCCGGACTTCCACATGGCGACAGGCGTGCGGGAGCGGGATGGCCTGTTGTACCTGGGCAGCCTGGAGGAACGGGCGATCGCGGTGACTTCCGTGAGCTAG
- a CDS encoding sugar phosphate isomerase/epimerase, with product MDKLSLNQITTNSWSLPEAVRGCAESGVEWIAFWRNKVAEVGVDEAARLVKEHGLRVSSLCRGGFFTGVQPDGSPVDGVADTRVAIDEAARLGAEVLVLVVGGIAGGDLVRSRQMVADAVEELVPLALDRGVRLGLEPLHPMQCAERSVLSTLDQALAIAEPYPAEAVGVVVDEFHVWWDPRIEELIAKAAGRIAGFHVCDQLVPLTDTLMGRALPGNGPIDHRRLRACVEAAGYHGPIEVEVFNADLWARPGHEVLAETIEAYRDHVA from the coding sequence ATGGACAAGCTGAGCCTGAACCAGATCACCACGAACTCGTGGTCGCTGCCGGAGGCCGTGCGCGGTTGCGCCGAGTCCGGGGTGGAGTGGATCGCCTTCTGGCGGAACAAGGTGGCCGAGGTCGGTGTGGACGAGGCCGCGCGCTTGGTCAAGGAGCACGGGCTGCGGGTTTCTTCGTTGTGCCGTGGTGGTTTCTTCACCGGCGTGCAACCCGATGGGTCCCCTGTGGACGGTGTCGCGGACACCCGGGTGGCCATCGACGAGGCCGCGCGGCTCGGCGCCGAGGTGCTGGTGCTGGTGGTCGGCGGCATCGCGGGCGGTGATCTGGTGCGGTCGCGGCAGATGGTCGCGGACGCGGTCGAGGAGCTGGTGCCGCTGGCGCTGGACCGCGGCGTCCGGCTCGGATTGGAGCCGCTGCACCCGATGCAGTGCGCCGAGCGGTCGGTGCTGTCCACTTTGGATCAGGCACTGGCGATCGCCGAGCCGTACCCGGCGGAGGCGGTGGGCGTGGTGGTGGACGAGTTCCACGTGTGGTGGGACCCGCGGATCGAGGAACTGATCGCGAAGGCGGCGGGGCGGATCGCCGGGTTCCACGTGTGCGACCAGCTGGTCCCGCTGACCGACACGCTGATGGGCCGCGCCCTGCCCGGCAACGGCCCGATCGACCACCGGCGGCTGCGTGCCTGCGTCGAAGCCGCCGGTTACCACGGCCCGATCGAGGTCGAGGTCTTCAACGCGGACCTGTGGGCCCGGCCGGGGCACGAAGTACTAGCGGAAACCATCGAGGCATACCGGGACCACGTGGCCTAG
- a CDS encoding dihydrodipicolinate synthase family protein, with product MSPLLLPTRERTLEPFSPTGRTAPLPAPAPVTSRVTYAAAHVVADPLAAADPAAEVNVDWDTTLRFRHHLWNSGLGVAEAMDTAQRGMGLDWPTTQELIRRTGAEARATGGRWCAGVGTDQLPPGPASMDAIVDAWREQLALVSEAGAVPVVMASRALAAVAKGPEDYHAAYGRLLADADGPVLLHWLGEQFDPALAGYWGHADVRDAAAELAKLCTEHASAIAGVKVSVLDAEIEVGFRRALPAGVSCYTGDDFNYPELIAGDEQGHSEALLGIFDPIARVAGAALNRLDSGDVLGFRELIDPTVALSREIFRAPTKHYKVGVVFLAHLMGHQEHFRMIGGLESARSIVHLADVLRLADAAGVLEDPDLAVARMRSLLSVAGVV from the coding sequence ATGAGCCCATTGCTGTTGCCGACGCGCGAGCGGACGCTCGAGCCCTTCTCCCCCACCGGGCGGACCGCGCCGCTGCCCGCACCGGCGCCGGTCACCTCGCGGGTGACCTACGCGGCCGCGCACGTGGTCGCCGATCCACTGGCCGCCGCGGATCCGGCGGCGGAAGTGAACGTCGACTGGGACACCACGCTGCGCTTCCGGCACCACCTGTGGAACAGCGGGCTGGGCGTGGCCGAGGCGATGGACACCGCGCAGCGCGGCATGGGGCTGGACTGGCCGACCACTCAGGAACTCATCCGCCGCACCGGCGCCGAGGCACGCGCGACGGGCGGGCGCTGGTGCGCCGGGGTCGGCACCGACCAGCTGCCGCCGGGGCCCGCGTCGATGGACGCCATCGTCGACGCGTGGCGGGAACAACTCGCGCTGGTCAGCGAGGCCGGCGCGGTGCCGGTGGTGATGGCGAGCCGGGCACTGGCCGCGGTCGCGAAGGGGCCGGAGGACTACCACGCGGCGTACGGGCGCCTGCTGGCCGACGCCGACGGTCCGGTGCTGCTGCACTGGCTCGGCGAGCAGTTCGACCCGGCGCTGGCCGGGTACTGGGGTCACGCGGACGTCCGCGACGCCGCCGCCGAACTGGCGAAGCTGTGCACCGAGCACGCTTCGGCCATCGCGGGCGTGAAGGTTTCCGTGCTGGACGCGGAAATCGAGGTCGGCTTCCGCCGCGCGCTGCCCGCCGGGGTGTCCTGCTACACCGGTGACGACTTCAACTACCCGGAGCTGATCGCGGGTGACGAGCAGGGGCACAGCGAGGCGCTGCTCGGCATTTTCGACCCGATCGCGCGGGTCGCGGGCGCGGCGCTGAACCGGCTGGATTCCGGTGACGTTCTTGGCTTCCGGGAGCTGATCGACCCGACCGTGGCGCTGTCACGGGAAATCTTCCGCGCTCCGACGAAGCACTACAAGGTGGGCGTGGTGTTCCTGGCGCACCTGATGGGGCACCAGGAACACTTCCGGATGATCGGCGGACTGGAGTCGGCGCGCTCGATCGTGCACCTGGCCGACGTGCTGCGGCTGGCCGACGCGGCGGGCGTGCTGGAGGATCCGGATCTCGCGGTGGCGCGGATGCGCTCGCTGCTGAGCGTGGCGGGGGTCGTGTGA
- a CDS encoding mandelate racemase/muconate lactonizing enzyme family protein: protein MKDLVVERVETFAVALPTLRSFGVAGGAVAVAGRPSVRVLVKVSADGVCGWGEATPIPAWTYETAESIVSTIDRYLAPAILGRPCWDLDGVTAVFDRAINRGFSIGAPLAKSAVDLALHDLLGRALGVPVGVLWGQRRTEEIELGWMVSGQTPGEVAARVAEGREAGYRAFKVKIGLHADDLDVVRAVREAAGPEAPLWVDANQAYSVDEAVRISRVLSELDVHAFEQPLPANDVVGLGRLRAESAVPVALDESLRHPSDLATFVKLGAVDVAIAKVQRSGGLTLSRRLCSLAEDSGVRLMGSGLTDSDLGLAASLHLFAAFGIGTPVDLNGRQFVDSAYATGETVRLDGGTAHVPTGPGLGVEVDEAVVRELSLDVLGAGVP from the coding sequence ATGAAGGACCTGGTGGTCGAGCGGGTCGAGACCTTCGCGGTGGCCCTGCCGACGCTGCGCTCCTTCGGCGTGGCGGGCGGCGCGGTCGCGGTGGCCGGGCGGCCCAGCGTGCGGGTGCTGGTGAAGGTCAGCGCGGACGGCGTGTGCGGCTGGGGCGAGGCCACGCCCATCCCGGCGTGGACCTACGAAACCGCCGAGTCGATCGTCTCCACCATCGACCGCTACCTGGCTCCGGCGATCCTGGGCAGGCCGTGCTGGGATCTCGACGGGGTGACCGCGGTGTTCGACCGGGCGATCAACCGGGGCTTCTCGATCGGCGCGCCACTGGCGAAATCGGCGGTCGACCTGGCGTTGCACGATCTGCTGGGACGCGCGCTCGGGGTGCCGGTCGGGGTGTTGTGGGGGCAGCGCCGGACCGAGGAGATCGAGCTGGGCTGGATGGTCTCCGGGCAGACGCCCGGTGAGGTGGCCGCGCGGGTCGCCGAGGGACGCGAGGCCGGTTATCGCGCGTTCAAGGTGAAGATCGGCCTGCACGCCGATGACCTCGACGTGGTCCGAGCCGTGCGGGAGGCGGCCGGGCCCGAGGCGCCGCTGTGGGTGGACGCGAACCAGGCCTACTCGGTGGACGAGGCCGTGCGGATCTCCCGCGTTCTGTCCGAATTGGACGTTCATGCCTTCGAGCAGCCGTTGCCCGCCAACGACGTGGTCGGTCTCGGCAGGCTGCGCGCGGAGTCCGCGGTACCGGTGGCGCTGGACGAGAGCCTGCGTCATCCGAGCGATCTGGCCACCTTCGTGAAACTGGGCGCGGTCGACGTGGCCATCGCGAAGGTGCAGCGCAGTGGCGGATTGACGTTGTCGCGCCGATTGTGCTCGCTGGCGGAGGACAGCGGGGTGCGGTTGATGGGCTCGGGGCTGACCGACTCGGATCTCGGACTGGCCGCTTCACTGCACCTGTTCGCCGCGTTCGGCATCGGCACGCCGGTGGATCTGAACGGCAGGCAGTTCGTCGATTCCGCTTACGCCACCGGGGAAACCGTGCGCCTGGACGGCGGTACCGCCCACGTGCCGACCGGCCCGGGCCTCGGCGTGGAGGTCGACGAAGCGGTGGTGCGGGAACTGTCCTTGGACGTACTGGGCGCAGGAGTGCCCTGA
- a CDS encoding LacI family DNA-binding transcriptional regulator, whose translation MNGRPHVTLEDVARAAEVSLATASRALNGTTKVRADLRDRVVAAAEELAYTPNAHAQALAGASHRTVGVICHDVSDPYFAAIARGVMRVAGDNGLLVMLASTFRDPQKEIAYVSMLRAQRASAILLIGSGFEDKAWEKALAAEIDPYRRGGGQVAVVSRHRTLRVDTVQPENREGAAALAKALLAQGHRRFAVLSGPRALTTVVDRLGGFREGLAEAGIELADENIVEAPFTRDGGYDAMNELIARGLDTGCVFAVTDVMAIGALTALREAGISVPGQVSLAGFDDIPVVRDLDPPLTTVALPLEELGEKAMELAIKGNKGSRSRILRLAGEVVLRSSTAARR comes from the coding sequence ATGAACGGTCGTCCGCACGTCACGCTCGAGGACGTGGCCCGCGCCGCCGAGGTTTCCCTGGCGACGGCGTCGAGAGCGCTGAACGGCACCACCAAGGTGCGCGCCGACCTGCGGGACCGGGTGGTCGCGGCGGCCGAGGAACTGGCCTACACACCCAACGCGCACGCGCAGGCACTCGCCGGGGCCTCGCACCGCACGGTCGGCGTCATCTGCCACGACGTGAGCGACCCGTACTTCGCCGCCATCGCGCGCGGGGTGATGCGGGTGGCCGGGGACAACGGGCTGCTGGTGATGCTGGCCAGCACGTTCCGCGACCCGCAGAAGGAGATCGCCTACGTGTCCATGCTGCGCGCGCAGCGGGCCTCGGCGATCCTGCTGATCGGTTCCGGCTTCGAGGACAAGGCCTGGGAGAAGGCGCTCGCCGCGGAAATCGACCCGTACCGCCGCGGCGGCGGGCAGGTCGCGGTGGTCAGCAGGCACCGCACGCTACGGGTGGACACCGTGCAACCGGAAAACCGCGAGGGTGCCGCCGCGCTGGCGAAAGCCCTTCTGGCGCAAGGACATCGCCGGTTCGCCGTGTTGAGTGGACCGCGCGCACTGACCACAGTGGTCGATCGGCTCGGCGGATTCCGCGAGGGGCTGGCCGAAGCCGGGATCGAACTGGCCGACGAGAACATCGTCGAAGCGCCCTTCACCCGCGACGGCGGCTACGACGCGATGAACGAACTGATCGCGCGCGGCCTGGACACCGGCTGCGTGTTCGCGGTGACCGACGTGATGGCCATCGGCGCGCTCACCGCGCTGCGCGAGGCCGGTATCTCGGTGCCCGGTCAGGTCTCGCTCGCCGGGTTCGACGACATCCCGGTGGTGCGCGACCTCGATCCCCCGCTCACCACCGTGGCGCTGCCGCTTGAGGAACTCGGCGAGAAGGCGATGGAGTTGGCGATCAAGGGCAACAAGGGCAGCCGGAGCCGGATCCTGCGGCTGGCCGGCGAGGTGGTGCTGCGCTCGAGCACGGCGGCGCGGCGATGA
- a CDS encoding ABC transporter permease, whose translation MVTRTPTEGLGQSVGDSPGGVAERARPGAGDRLLRFLERSWRPFVLLALLFAGWWAITAAELVEPYEVASPGVTLETILAKPDYFLDHAWTTTYETLLGFVIATVIGVFAAVIMVYSTTIEKSLYPLLLFAQVIPKIAVAPLFVVWLGFGLGPKVIVAVLMAFFPVVISMVTGLKSIDPEMLELSATMGAKPWQTFWKIRFPASLPHLFSGLKVAATMAVTGAVVGEFVGSEEGLGFIIQQANGNFDTPTLFAGLVIISLMGVLLFLIVEWLEALVLPWHASRRSDNVTTTL comes from the coding sequence ATGGTCACGCGAACCCCGACCGAGGGACTCGGGCAGTCGGTGGGAGATTCACCTGGCGGCGTCGCCGAACGGGCGCGGCCGGGAGCCGGCGATCGACTGCTCCGTTTCCTGGAACGGTCTTGGCGTCCGTTCGTCCTGCTGGCACTGCTGTTCGCCGGCTGGTGGGCGATCACCGCGGCGGAACTGGTGGAGCCGTACGAGGTCGCCTCACCTGGCGTCACGCTCGAGACGATCCTCGCCAAGCCCGACTACTTCCTCGACCACGCGTGGACCACCACCTACGAAACCCTGCTCGGCTTTGTCATCGCCACGGTGATCGGCGTGTTCGCCGCGGTGATCATGGTGTACTCCACCACGATCGAGAAGAGCCTCTACCCGCTGCTGCTGTTCGCCCAGGTGATCCCGAAGATCGCCGTCGCCCCGCTTTTTGTGGTGTGGCTGGGTTTCGGGCTCGGTCCGAAGGTGATCGTGGCGGTGCTGATGGCCTTCTTCCCGGTGGTCATCTCGATGGTGACCGGGCTGAAGTCGATCGACCCGGAAATGCTGGAACTGTCCGCCACCATGGGCGCCAAGCCGTGGCAGACCTTCTGGAAGATCCGTTTCCCGGCTTCGCTGCCGCACCTGTTCTCCGGGCTGAAGGTGGCCGCCACGATGGCGGTGACCGGTGCCGTGGTGGGTGAGTTCGTCGGTTCCGAAGAAGGACTCGGCTTCATCATCCAGCAGGCCAACGGCAACTTCGACACCCCGACGCTGTTCGCCGGACTGGTGATCATTTCGCTGATGGGTGTGCTGCTCTTCCTGATCGTGGAATGGCTGGAGGCACTCGTGCTGCCGTGGCACGCGAGCCGCCGTTCCGACAACGTCACTACAACGCTGTAG
- a CDS encoding ABC transporter substrate-binding protein, with translation MKLRAIAAGAAAVLLLATGCGGSETPQSTSADGKTLDKVTLTLNWYPYGEHAPFYYGKNKKIFEKHGIDLEIRAGQGSQKTVQATSADQTDFGWADTPALLAGVGQGMKVKSVGVFLQTTPSSVQFFSDKGIATPADLKGKKIASTAGDALSKTFPAFLKANGLAEGDVTLQNTDAAGKMAAVMSGQTDALLGYATDQGPTMQEKAGKQVSYLRFAEHGLSFFSNGLLTSQKTLTERKDLVQRMVTASSEAWTAAKGDQAAAVDAMQGSSEQLPSKAVLTEQFAKTLELLSTPATQGKAPGVNDEADWRKTIEIFAGAGVIQKAEEPSAYWDGALAPKG, from the coding sequence ATGAAACTCCGCGCAATCGCCGCAGGAGCCGCCGCGGTGCTGCTGCTGGCCACCGGTTGCGGTGGCTCGGAAACGCCGCAGTCGACCAGCGCCGACGGCAAGACCCTGGACAAGGTCACGCTCACGCTGAACTGGTACCCGTACGGCGAACACGCCCCGTTCTACTACGGCAAGAACAAGAAGATCTTCGAAAAGCACGGGATCGACCTGGAAATCCGCGCCGGGCAGGGTTCGCAGAAAACCGTGCAGGCCACTTCGGCCGATCAGACCGATTTCGGCTGGGCCGACACCCCCGCTTTGCTGGCCGGGGTCGGGCAGGGCATGAAGGTCAAGAGCGTCGGTGTTTTCCTGCAGACGACGCCGTCCTCGGTGCAGTTCTTCTCGGACAAGGGAATAGCCACGCCAGCCGATCTCAAGGGCAAGAAGATCGCCAGCACCGCCGGTGACGCGCTGAGCAAGACCTTTCCCGCCTTCCTCAAGGCGAACGGCCTCGCCGAAGGTGACGTGACCCTGCAGAACACCGACGCGGCGGGCAAGATGGCCGCGGTCATGTCGGGGCAGACCGACGCGCTGCTCGGGTACGCCACCGACCAGGGCCCGACCATGCAGGAGAAGGCGGGCAAGCAGGTTTCCTACCTCCGCTTCGCCGAGCACGGGCTGAGCTTCTTCTCCAACGGCCTGCTCACTTCGCAGAAGACGCTCACCGAGCGCAAGGATCTGGTGCAGCGCATGGTCACCGCCTCCAGCGAGGCGTGGACCGCGGCCAAGGGCGACCAGGCCGCCGCGGTGGACGCGATGCAGGGCTCCTCGGAGCAGCTGCCGTCGAAGGCCGTGCTGACCGAGCAGTTCGCCAAGACGCTGGAACTGCTCAGCACCCCGGCGACGCAGGGCAAGGCACCGGGCGTCAACGACGAGGCCGACTGGCGCAAGACCATCGAGATCTTCGCCGGCGCCGGGGTGATCCAGAAGGCCGAAGAGCCGAGCGCGTACTGGGACGGCGCGCTCGCCCCGAAGGGATGA
- a CDS encoding ABC transporter ATP-binding protein, with the protein MSTAASTPITPITPTGTGHAVELTDVAVRFRTKKRDVTALHEVTLKVEPGEFVAIVGPSGCGKSTLLKLASGLLKPSTGGVRVLGADVTGPRRDIGYVFQRAALLEWRSARKNILLQAEMRKMEPGAARRRADELIEMTGLAGFEDAYPHELSGGMQQRVALCRALLHRPPVLLMDEPFGALDALTREQMNVELRRIWQETGTTILLVTHSIAEAVYLADRVVMMTARPGTVAGVVDVDLPVERDYAPTMADPEFARATRVIRDHLGSAVAAD; encoded by the coding sequence ATGAGCACGGCTGCATCCACGCCGATCACGCCGATAACGCCGACCGGCACCGGGCACGCGGTCGAACTGACCGACGTCGCGGTCCGCTTCCGCACCAAGAAGCGGGACGTGACCGCGCTGCACGAGGTGACGCTGAAGGTCGAGCCGGGCGAGTTCGTCGCCATCGTCGGCCCGTCCGGCTGCGGCAAGTCGACCCTGCTGAAGCTGGCCTCGGGTCTGCTCAAGCCGTCCACCGGCGGGGTGCGCGTGCTCGGTGCCGACGTCACCGGGCCGCGCCGCGACATCGGCTACGTGTTCCAGCGGGCGGCGCTGCTGGAGTGGCGGTCGGCCCGCAAGAACATCCTGCTGCAGGCGGAGATGCGCAAGATGGAGCCGGGCGCGGCGCGGCGCCGTGCGGACGAGCTGATCGAGATGACCGGCCTCGCCGGCTTCGAGGACGCCTATCCGCACGAGCTGTCCGGGGGAATGCAGCAGCGCGTGGCGTTGTGCCGCGCGCTGCTGCACCGGCCGCCGGTGCTGCTGATGGACGAGCCCTTCGGCGCGCTGGACGCGCTGACCAGGGAGCAGATGAACGTCGAGCTGCGGCGCATCTGGCAGGAGACCGGCACCACGATCCTGCTGGTCACGCACTCCATCGCGGAGGCGGTCTACCTGGCCGATCGCGTGGTGATGATGACCGCGCGCCCCGGGACCGTCGCCGGCGTGGTGGACGTGGACCTGCCGGTCGAGCGCGACTACGCGCCGACCATGGCCGATCCGGAGTTCGCGCGGGCCACCAGGGTGATCCGCGACCACCTCGGCTCCGCCGTCGCGGCCGACTGA
- a CDS encoding Gfo/Idh/MocA family protein yields the protein MAGIEQRSIGIVMNGVTGRMGYRQHLLRSILAIREQGGLRLADGAVLLPEPILVGRSEAKLASIAKDHGIDRWTTELDEALAMPDAEIYFDAQVTSARADAIKKAIAAGKHIYTEKPTAEHTEGALELARLARDAGVKAGVVQDKLFLPGLRKLKRLVDGGFFGQILSVRGEFGYWVFEGDWQEAQRPSWNYRAEDGGGIIVDMFCHWRYVLEEIFAGVRTVQCQGATHIPQRVDEAGQAYAATADDAAYGIFELDGGIIAQVNSSWATRVFRDELVEFQVDGTEGSAVAGLRRCRVQHRSMTPKPVWNPDLPAGQDFRAQWQEVPDNEQFDNGFKVQWELFLKHVVSGEEFPWDFLAGARGVQLAELGLQAWREGRRLDVPDLKL from the coding sequence ATGGCCGGGATTGAACAGCGGTCGATCGGGATCGTGATGAACGGCGTGACCGGCCGGATGGGCTACCGGCAGCACCTGCTGCGGTCCATCCTGGCCATTCGCGAGCAGGGCGGGCTCCGCCTCGCCGACGGCGCCGTGCTGCTGCCCGAGCCGATCCTGGTCGGGCGCAGCGAGGCGAAGCTGGCCTCGATCGCCAAGGACCACGGCATCGACCGGTGGACCACCGAGCTGGACGAGGCGCTGGCCATGCCGGACGCCGAGATCTACTTCGACGCCCAGGTGACCAGCGCGCGGGCGGACGCGATCAAGAAGGCGATCGCGGCCGGCAAGCACATCTACACCGAGAAGCCGACCGCCGAGCACACCGAGGGCGCGCTGGAGCTGGCCAGGCTGGCCCGCGACGCCGGGGTCAAGGCCGGGGTGGTACAGGACAAGCTCTTCCTGCCCGGTTTGCGCAAACTGAAGCGGCTCGTCGACGGCGGTTTCTTCGGGCAGATCCTCTCGGTGCGTGGCGAGTTCGGTTACTGGGTGTTCGAAGGGGACTGGCAGGAGGCGCAGCGGCCTTCGTGGAACTACCGCGCCGAAGACGGCGGCGGAATCATTGTGGACATGTTTTGTCATTGGCGGTATGTGCTGGAGGAGATCTTCGCCGGCGTCCGAACGGTCCAGTGCCAGGGCGCCACGCACATCCCGCAGCGGGTCGACGAGGCGGGCCAGGCCTATGCCGCCACGGCCGACGACGCGGCCTACGGCATCTTCGAGCTGGACGGCGGCATCATCGCCCAGGTCAACTCGTCCTGGGCGACCAGGGTGTTCCGCGACGAGCTGGTCGAGTTCCAGGTGGACGGTACCGAGGGCAGCGCGGTGGCCGGCCTCCGGCGCTGCCGCGTGCAGCACCGCTCGATGACGCCGAAGCCGGTGTGGAACCCGGATCTCCCGGCCGGGCAGGACTTCCGCGCCCAGTGGCAGGAGGTCCCGGACAATGAACAGTTCGACAACGGATTCAAGGTTCAGTGGGAGCTTTTCCTGAAGCACGTGGTTTCGGGTGAAGAATTCCCGTGGGATTTCCTCGCCGGTGCGCGCGGGGTCCAGCTCGCTGAACTGGGATTACAGGCCTGGCGCGAGGGCAGGCGTCTTGACGTTCCGGATTTGAAGCTGTAG